In the genome of Vibrio sp. NTOU-M3, one region contains:
- the mlaE gene encoding lipid asymmetry maintenance ABC transporter permease subunit MlaE, which translates to MMSQFTDFVASTGRRAMSISEAFGRASLMLFGALASRPRPIQHLPLLIKQLYSVGVQSLAIIVLSGLFIGMVLSLQGYVILVDFGAEGALGQMVALSLLRELGPVVTALLFAGRAGSALTAEIGLMKATEQLSSMEMMAVDPLKRVIAPRFWAGVISMPLLAMIFMAVGIWGGQLVGVDWKGIDHGSFWSAMQASVELGQDIGNSMIKSLVFAFTVTWIALFNGYDAIPTSEGISRATTRTVVHSSLAVLGLDFVLTALMFGN; encoded by the coding sequence ATGATGTCTCAGTTTACTGATTTTGTCGCCTCAACGGGGCGTCGAGCGATGTCTATTAGCGAGGCATTTGGCCGCGCTAGCTTAATGCTGTTCGGAGCACTGGCTTCTAGGCCTAGACCAATTCAGCATCTGCCACTATTGATAAAGCAACTCTACAGCGTTGGGGTGCAATCATTGGCGATCATTGTGTTATCTGGTCTATTTATCGGAATGGTATTGAGCTTACAAGGCTATGTCATTTTGGTGGATTTTGGCGCAGAAGGTGCACTTGGTCAGATGGTTGCGCTTTCGTTATTGCGTGAGCTTGGCCCTGTTGTAACTGCATTACTGTTTGCGGGGCGGGCTGGGTCTGCATTAACCGCAGAAATCGGCTTGATGAAGGCCACTGAGCAGCTTTCAAGCATGGAAATGATGGCAGTCGACCCGCTAAAGCGGGTTATTGCTCCTCGCTTTTGGGCTGGTGTGATCTCAATGCCATTGCTCGCCATGATCTTTATGGCAGTCGGCATTTGGGGAGGGCAGCTCGTTGGTGTGGATTGGAAAGGGATTGACCATGGGAGCTTCTGGTCTGCAATGCAAGCCTCTGTCGAATTAGGACAAGATATTGGTAATAGTATGATCAAAAGTTTGGTCTTTGCTTTTACTGTTACCTGGATTGCGCTGTTTAATGGATACGATGCAATCCCTACCTCTGAAGGTATTAGCCGTGCTACGACTCGAACCGTAGTGCATTCTTCGCTGGCCGTGCTTGGTCTAGACTTCGTACTAACCGCATTGATGTTTGGGAATTAA
- a CDS encoding ABC transporter substrate-binding protein, producing the protein MFKKLVLTLFLSMVALSASAITIDKTQPYQMMRQVSEHTFARLKAEQDLIQQDPDHLKVVVEEELMPYINEKYAALKLLGQQAKKAKRSDVGAFIKAFRAYLVSSYAQVLTQYTDQQIEFGPEPKLDSKKRITSIRVEIVDAPRPNIKLEFKLRRDKKGEWQAFDMITEGISLLSSKQSEWSGKLRQEGVLAVADELNELAAKPIRFESKG; encoded by the coding sequence ATGTTTAAGAAGTTAGTACTTACTCTATTTTTATCAATGGTTGCTCTTTCCGCTTCGGCTATCACGATTGATAAGACTCAACCTTACCAAATGATGAGACAGGTATCGGAGCATACCTTTGCGCGATTAAAAGCGGAGCAAGATTTAATTCAGCAGGATCCTGATCATCTTAAGGTGGTGGTTGAAGAAGAACTGATGCCGTATATCAACGAGAAGTATGCGGCGCTGAAATTGCTTGGCCAACAAGCAAAAAAAGCAAAACGTTCTGATGTTGGTGCGTTTATCAAAGCGTTTCGAGCATATCTTGTTAGCTCTTATGCGCAGGTGTTGACGCAATACACAGATCAGCAAATTGAATTTGGGCCAGAGCCAAAGCTTGATTCCAAGAAAAGGATCACCAGTATTCGTGTCGAAATTGTTGACGCGCCAAGACCGAATATCAAACTCGAATTTAAGTTGAGACGTGATAAAAAAGGTGAATGGCAAGCATTTGATATGATTACAGAAGGTATTAGTCTGCTTTCTAGCAAACAATCCGAATGGAGCGGTAAACTTCGACAAGAAGGTGTGCTTGCGGTAGCGGATGAGCTTAATGAGCTTGCAGCCAAGCCAATTCGATTTGAGAGTAAAGGCTAA
- the ibaG gene encoding BolA family iron metabolism protein IbaG, protein MDSAQVQQILEESLKLEEIHVKGEGSHYEVVAVDASFDGMSRVKKQQLIYAPLMEYIQRNDIHAVSIKAYTPEEWARDKKLMSL, encoded by the coding sequence GTGGATAGCGCACAAGTACAGCAGATATTAGAAGAGTCACTAAAACTAGAAGAAATACACGTAAAAGGCGAAGGAAGCCATTACGAAGTAGTGGCTGTTGATGCTAGCTTCGATGGAATGAGCCGCGTTAAAAAGCAACAGCTTATCTATGCACCTCTGATGGAATATATCCAAAGAAATGACATCCATGCGGTTTCTATCAAAGCTTACACTCCAGAAGAGTGGGCTCGTGATAAGAAATTGATGTCGCTGTAA
- a CDS encoding methyl-accepting chemotaxis protein — MKLKTQAYLLSAIILVALLALTATGLWTLRVASNLDNKARVTELFRSAYSILTEVEKMSVEGILGEEEAKELATRLLRNNIYKDNEYVYVADDQMTFVATPLDPQLHGTSFHDFKDGDGNSVGQLILDVLGNKTSQMVEYTWTQKQADGSIEEKLSIAEKTPHWGWVVGTGIGFNEVNARFWSTAQWQLILCLVIAGSILGVLIISIRKMLALLGGEPVEVRNAVQAVAKGQIQASFQEQAPAGSIYEAVQNMSKSLAQLVTNLDSSMHALRDELSHVEQRAGSIANLTDSQQQSTEMIATAMTEMASSANNVAESARDTASNTDEADKQSQHTQHLIHNTVENIQGLALQLNTASQAVSDLDSDVNNIVKVLDVIGDIAEQTNLLALNAAIEAARAGEQGRGFAVVADEVRNLAGRTQDSTKEIQQMINNLQEGSRNAIQTMEICAETSQSTVTESQSASEALQQIVVALESISQMSHQIATAAAEQTQVSDDISQRINTIEESGNQLSAVVTESHNSTQTLTGLANELENWVSKFTVKQ, encoded by the coding sequence ATGAAATTAAAAACACAAGCATATTTGCTGTCAGCCATTATCTTGGTTGCGCTATTAGCGTTGACAGCAACGGGGCTATGGACACTGCGTGTTGCTAGTAACTTAGACAACAAAGCACGCGTAACGGAACTATTCCGCAGTGCCTACAGCATACTTACGGAAGTCGAAAAGATGTCCGTCGAAGGCATATTAGGTGAAGAGGAAGCAAAGGAACTCGCCACTCGCCTATTACGCAACAATATTTACAAAGACAACGAATATGTTTATGTCGCAGATGATCAAATGACGTTTGTCGCAACGCCGTTAGATCCTCAGCTACATGGTACCAGTTTCCATGATTTCAAAGATGGTGATGGCAACAGTGTTGGCCAGCTAATTCTAGATGTGCTGGGCAACAAAACCAGCCAGATGGTTGAATACACGTGGACACAAAAGCAAGCTGATGGCTCAATTGAAGAAAAACTATCTATTGCAGAAAAAACACCTCACTGGGGTTGGGTCGTTGGTACAGGCATCGGCTTTAATGAAGTGAACGCACGTTTCTGGTCTACTGCACAATGGCAGTTGATCTTATGTCTTGTCATTGCAGGTAGTATTTTGGGCGTACTGATCATTTCCATTCGCAAAATGTTAGCGCTGCTCGGTGGTGAACCCGTGGAAGTACGCAATGCTGTTCAAGCGGTTGCGAAAGGCCAAATCCAAGCCTCATTCCAAGAACAAGCTCCTGCTGGCAGTATCTATGAAGCAGTACAGAACATGAGTAAATCGCTAGCGCAGCTTGTGACAAACTTAGATAGTTCGATGCACGCACTGCGTGATGAGCTTTCTCATGTTGAGCAACGTGCCGGTAGCATTGCTAACCTAACAGATTCACAGCAGCAATCGACTGAGATGATTGCAACCGCAATGACGGAGATGGCCTCTTCAGCCAATAACGTTGCAGAATCTGCGCGTGATACTGCAAGCAATACCGATGAAGCCGACAAACAGAGTCAGCATACCCAACATTTGATCCACAACACGGTAGAGAATATTCAAGGCTTGGCGCTTCAGCTTAATACCGCTAGCCAAGCGGTCTCAGATCTTGATAGCGATGTAAACAACATAGTAAAAGTTCTAGATGTGATTGGTGATATCGCAGAGCAAACTAACCTACTCGCCCTCAACGCAGCGATTGAAGCAGCACGAGCAGGTGAACAAGGCCGTGGTTTTGCAGTGGTAGCAGATGAAGTTCGTAATCTTGCGGGACGCACGCAAGACAGCACTAAAGAGATCCAACAGATGATCAATAATCTGCAAGAAGGATCTCGCAATGCGATTCAAACCATGGAAATTTGTGCCGAAACCAGCCAAAGCACCGTAACTGAATCTCAAAGTGCTTCAGAAGCACTACAGCAGATAGTGGTTGCCTTAGAATCAATCAGCCAAATGAGCCACCAAATTGCTACGGCAGCGGCCGAGCAAACTCAAGTGAGTGATGATATTTCCCAACGTATTAACACAATCGAAGAGAGTGGTAATCAGTTAAGTGCAGTTGTTACCGAGAGTCACAACAGTACACAAACACTGACAGGCTTAGCGAATGAACTAGAAAACTGGGTCAGCAAGTTTACTGTTAAACAATAA
- the lptC gene encoding LPS export ABC transporter periplasmic protein LptC, with product MSLSRIGYILLLFIASWSAYYLLSGGEEFDIQVEPNTELPMFTGKNLVNTSYSEQGIRSYVITSDKLNHYAKSGDTIFDNPILKVYKEGTTQEWEVTAERGVLDQDHVLTLYTDVQAKNLLPDSGFDTMSTNTLSIQLDNRDFWADNQVVLVGPQFETVGQAMKGNFAENTAVLYKHVQGRYETLTP from the coding sequence ATGAGTTTATCTCGTATCGGTTATATATTACTGCTATTTATCGCCTCATGGTCTGCATACTATTTGCTAAGCGGCGGTGAGGAATTCGATATTCAAGTAGAACCCAATACCGAACTACCTATGTTTACAGGTAAAAATCTGGTGAATACCTCATACAGTGAACAAGGTATTCGCAGCTATGTGATTACGTCTGATAAACTAAACCACTATGCAAAAAGTGGCGATACTATCTTTGATAATCCAATACTGAAAGTGTACAAAGAAGGAACGACACAAGAGTGGGAAGTCACAGCTGAGCGTGGCGTTCTTGATCAAGACCATGTGTTGACCTTATACACTGACGTACAGGCGAAAAACCTGTTACCAGATTCTGGGTTCGATACAATGTCCACCAATACATTAAGTATTCAGTTGGATAACCGAGATTTTTGGGCCGACAATCAGGTCGTATTAGTTGGCCCTCAGTTTGAAACTGTAGGACAAGCGATGAAAGGCAATTTTGCCGAAAATACCGCAGTACTCTACAAACACGTTCAAGGTAGATATGAAACTCTCACACCTTAG
- the kdsD gene encoding arabinose-5-phosphate isomerase KdsD, with protein sequence MFDFRAAAIDVLNTEIDALKQLDQYFNDDFVKACQLILENKGKVAVMGMGKSGHIGNKIAASLASTGTSAFFVHPGEASHGDLGMIAPGDIVLAISNSGESSEILALFPVLKRLNITIISMTGKPKSNMAKLADIHLQITVPKEACPLGLAPTSSTTATLVMGDALAVALLQARGFTAEDFALSHPGGALGRKLLLKLSDIMHTGDSLPLVGPDVLVRDALLVVSEKRLGMTAIVDHNNHLLGVFTDGDLRRILDKRIDIHTTNISEVMTKNPTVATPNLLAAEGLNLMQSKSINGLLICQDNQVIGALNMHDLLKAGVM encoded by the coding sequence ATGTTTGATTTTCGCGCTGCGGCCATAGATGTCCTTAACACTGAAATTGATGCACTAAAACAACTCGATCAATATTTTAATGACGACTTTGTCAAAGCTTGTCAGCTTATTCTTGAAAATAAAGGCAAAGTCGCCGTTATGGGCATGGGTAAATCTGGTCATATCGGAAATAAAATTGCAGCGTCATTAGCCAGTACTGGGACGTCTGCTTTCTTTGTTCATCCGGGAGAAGCTTCACACGGTGATCTGGGTATGATTGCACCTGGAGATATTGTATTAGCCATCTCTAATTCCGGCGAGTCATCAGAAATTCTGGCACTTTTCCCTGTACTGAAACGGTTGAATATCACCATCATCAGCATGACGGGAAAACCGAAATCAAACATGGCCAAGCTTGCAGATATTCACCTGCAAATTACGGTACCCAAAGAGGCGTGCCCGCTTGGGCTGGCTCCAACGTCCAGCACAACCGCAACCTTGGTGATGGGAGATGCTCTGGCAGTTGCACTACTGCAAGCACGAGGCTTTACCGCTGAAGACTTTGCCCTGTCTCATCCAGGCGGAGCTCTTGGTCGCAAGCTCCTGCTCAAATTATCAGATATTATGCATACGGGAGACAGCCTTCCGTTAGTCGGGCCGGATGTGCTAGTGCGTGATGCTTTATTAGTGGTCAGTGAAAAGAGACTGGGCATGACAGCGATAGTAGATCACAACAATCACCTACTCGGCGTATTCACAGATGGTGACTTACGTCGTATCCTCGATAAACGTATCGATATCCATACGACAAACATTAGTGAAGTGATGACCAAAAATCCAACGGTTGCAACACCAAATCTGTTGGCGGCTGAGGGGCTCAACCTTATGCAATCCAAAAGCATCAATGGTTTACTGATTTGCCAAGACAATCAGGTCATCGGTGCCCTAAATATGCATGATTTACTGAAAGCTGGTGTGATGTGA
- a CDS encoding 1-acylglycerol-3-phosphate O-acyltransferase, whose protein sequence is MIALLRVIAVMIFAVIMFIFGCGYCLLSPRNPKHVFTFGRLFAKMSRVFGVKLELRIPEDAYRRGQHIYIANHQNNWDMFTVSAAVTPKVVTVGKKSLAWLPLFGQLYWLSGNILIDRANRTKAKGTIDQVVDSMKQSDVSVWMFPEGTRSRGRGLLPFKTGAFHAAIGAQVPVIPIVCSSTDGIKLNRWNNGHVIVEMLPPVSTEGYKKENIRELANTCREQMKGKLEQLDEEVAMLNQRKDAKA, encoded by the coding sequence ATGATTGCACTTTTACGTGTTATAGCAGTGATGATTTTTGCTGTTATCATGTTCATATTTGGTTGCGGCTACTGTTTGCTAAGCCCTCGTAACCCTAAGCACGTTTTTACTTTTGGTCGCCTATTTGCCAAGATGTCCCGAGTATTTGGGGTAAAGCTAGAACTGCGTATTCCTGAAGACGCTTATCGTCGAGGGCAGCATATTTATATCGCTAACCATCAAAATAACTGGGATATGTTTACCGTTTCTGCTGCTGTGACTCCTAAGGTGGTTACGGTAGGTAAAAAGAGCCTTGCTTGGCTTCCTTTATTTGGTCAGTTGTACTGGCTTTCAGGGAATATCTTGATTGACCGTGCGAACCGAACTAAAGCCAAAGGCACAATTGATCAAGTTGTCGATAGCATGAAACAGAGCGATGTTTCGGTATGGATGTTCCCTGAAGGAACGCGCTCTCGTGGCCGTGGTTTACTGCCGTTTAAGACTGGTGCCTTCCATGCTGCGATTGGCGCTCAAGTTCCGGTGATCCCAATCGTATGTAGCTCGACAGACGGTATTAAGCTAAATCGCTGGAACAATGGCCACGTGATTGTAGAAATGCTGCCACCAGTGAGTACGGAAGGGTATAAGAAAGAAAACATCCGTGAACTTGCCAATACCTGTCGTGAGCAGATGAAAGGTAAGTTAGAACAACTTGATGAAGAAGTGGCAATGCTAAATCAGCGTAAAGACGCTAAAGCCTAA
- the murA gene encoding UDP-N-acetylglucosamine 1-carboxyvinyltransferase, with amino-acid sequence MEKFRVIGSDKPLTGEVTISGAKNAALPILFASILAEEPVEVANVPHLRDIDTTMELLKRLGAKVERNGSVHVDPSNINEYCAPYDLVKTMRASIWALGPLVARFGKGQVSLPGGCAIGARPVDLHIYGLEQLGATITLEDGYVKASVDGRLKGAHVVMDKVSVGATITVMCAATLAEGTTTLDNAAREPEIVDTADFLNKLGAKISGAGTDTITIEGVERLGGGKHSVVADRIETGTFLVAAAVTGGKVVCRNTSAHLLEAALAKLEEAGALVETGEDWISVDMTGRELKAVSIRTAPHPGFPTDMQAQFTLLNMMAKGGGVITETIFENRFMHVPELMRMGAKAEIEGNTVICGDVEQLSGAQVMATDLRASASLVIAGCLAQGETIVDRIYHIDRGYDKIEDKLSALGANIERFRESS; translated from the coding sequence ATGGAAAAATTTCGAGTAATTGGGTCAGATAAACCACTAACAGGTGAAGTGACCATTTCTGGTGCTAAAAACGCCGCACTACCAATTTTATTCGCGTCTATCTTGGCTGAAGAGCCTGTTGAAGTGGCTAATGTGCCACACCTTCGTGATATTGATACCACGATGGAGCTACTCAAGCGTCTTGGAGCTAAGGTTGAGCGTAATGGCTCAGTCCATGTTGACCCAAGCAACATCAATGAGTATTGCGCACCTTACGATTTAGTCAAAACCATGCGCGCATCCATTTGGGCACTAGGACCATTGGTTGCTCGTTTTGGCAAAGGACAAGTTTCACTTCCTGGCGGTTGTGCTATTGGTGCTCGTCCAGTTGACCTGCATATTTATGGTCTAGAGCAGTTGGGTGCGACGATCACGCTTGAAGATGGTTATGTAAAAGCGAGTGTTGACGGGCGTTTGAAAGGCGCTCACGTGGTGATGGACAAAGTCAGTGTTGGTGCAACTATTACGGTCATGTGCGCAGCAACACTTGCTGAAGGTACGACGACACTAGATAACGCAGCGCGTGAACCGGAAATCGTAGATACTGCTGATTTTCTTAATAAACTAGGCGCAAAGATCTCTGGTGCTGGTACAGATACCATCACTATTGAAGGTGTTGAGCGTCTTGGTGGTGGTAAACATTCCGTTGTTGCTGACCGTATTGAAACGGGTACTTTCCTTGTTGCAGCAGCCGTGACGGGTGGCAAAGTGGTTTGCCGTAATACCAGCGCACATTTACTTGAAGCTGCGCTAGCAAAATTAGAAGAAGCGGGTGCATTGGTTGAAACTGGTGAGGACTGGATCAGCGTTGATATGACTGGTCGTGAGCTAAAAGCGGTATCAATTCGTACTGCGCCACATCCAGGCTTTCCAACTGATATGCAGGCCCAGTTCACTTTGCTCAATATGATGGCAAAGGGTGGCGGTGTGATTACTGAAACTATTTTCGAAAACCGCTTCATGCATGTTCCTGAGCTTATGCGCATGGGTGCTAAAGCAGAGATTGAAGGCAATACGGTGATTTGTGGTGATGTTGAGCAACTTAGCGGTGCTCAGGTTATGGCGACTGATCTACGCGCCTCTGCAAGTTTGGTTATTGCAGGTTGCCTTGCGCAAGGTGAGACGATTGTAGACCGTATTTACCATATCGATCGTGGCTACGATAAGATTGAAGACAAACTATCTGCGCTGGGCGCAAATATTGAGCGTTTTCGCGAGTCGAGTTAA
- a CDS encoding lipid asymmetry maintenance protein MlaB yields the protein MSHPQWQQSCGEKVCLLGVIDRDSVPSLWQFIQRWQATGVTMDISLEHVERIDSAGMVMLIHLIEHAKKQNCHIMLSFVPEQLNTLIQLSNIKEFLAGHIQSI from the coding sequence ATGAGTCATCCTCAATGGCAACAATCATGCGGTGAAAAAGTGTGTTTGTTAGGTGTGATTGACCGGGATAGTGTTCCCTCACTATGGCAATTTATTCAACGTTGGCAAGCAACAGGGGTGACAATGGATATCTCCCTAGAGCATGTTGAAAGGATAGATTCTGCTGGAATGGTGATGTTAATCCACCTAATAGAGCATGCAAAAAAACAAAACTGTCATATAATGCTGAGCTTCGTTCCGGAGCAGCTGAATACCTTAATTCAGTTAAGCAATATTAAAGAGTTTTTAGCCGGACACATTCAAAGTATTTAA
- the mlaD gene encoding outer membrane lipid asymmetry maintenance protein MlaD, translating to MQQTRKTELWVGSFVLAGICAILVMIFQVADVKGIGSNHTYALKAEFDNVGSLKVRSPVKVGGVVVGRVTAIALDTDSLLPVVTMAISSHYDQFPETSSVQILTSGLIGEQYIGLTPGFVFDDEQMLVDGDFIEDTKSALVLEDLIGQVLYSVGGSDKDSEE from the coding sequence ATGCAACAGACTCGAAAAACTGAATTATGGGTTGGCAGCTTTGTTCTTGCCGGAATTTGCGCAATTCTGGTAATGATTTTTCAAGTTGCTGACGTGAAAGGTATAGGTTCTAACCATACTTACGCGCTAAAGGCTGAGTTTGATAACGTTGGTAGCCTAAAAGTTCGCTCTCCCGTTAAGGTTGGGGGCGTTGTTGTTGGCCGAGTAACTGCGATTGCTTTGGATACGGACTCCTTGCTACCCGTTGTTACGATGGCTATTAGTAGCCATTACGATCAGTTCCCAGAAACCTCAAGTGTGCAAATACTTACTTCTGGCCTCATTGGTGAACAGTATATCGGTTTAACACCGGGTTTTGTCTTCGATGATGAACAGATGCTGGTGGATGGTGACTTCATTGAAGATACTAAGTCAGCTCTGGTATTAGAGGACTTAATCGGGCAGGTGCTCTACAGCGTAGGTGGTTCAGATAAAGACTCTGAGGAATAA
- a CDS encoding calcium/sodium antiporter, whose product MFEAIAFLVVGLIFLVWSADKLVFGAAALARNVGISPLVIGMTILAMGSSAPEMMVSATAALDGKTDTAVGNVLGSNIANIALILGITALIKPLSISSAVLRRELPLMIAVTLVAGALLWDSHLGFYEGALLFVLFALFLLTMLKISRNEKKNGDVLLEEQESEVPEGVSNLKAAMWVIIGLIILPLAADTLVNSAVVIAKHFGMSDLVIGLTIIAVGTSLPELAASVAGVMKGEDDMAVGNIIGSNVFNILAVMGIPGILNPSILSEYAMGRDFWVMLGVSLLLVVMALGKSRSINRIEGFVLLCCFLAYQGYLLMNVAA is encoded by the coding sequence ATGTTTGAAGCCATTGCGTTTCTGGTCGTTGGATTAATTTTCTTGGTCTGGAGTGCCGATAAACTTGTTTTTGGTGCAGCTGCACTAGCGCGCAATGTAGGCATATCACCATTGGTCATTGGTATGACAATCCTTGCTATGGGATCTTCAGCACCTGAGATGATGGTTTCAGCCACAGCCGCTTTAGACGGTAAAACCGACACGGCCGTTGGTAACGTCCTCGGCTCTAACATCGCTAACATCGCCCTCATTCTGGGCATTACCGCACTGATCAAACCACTTTCTATCAGCTCTGCCGTATTACGTCGTGAGTTACCGTTAATGATTGCGGTGACCTTAGTGGCCGGTGCCCTGTTATGGGACAGCCATTTAGGTTTTTACGAAGGGGCACTACTATTTGTTCTTTTCGCTCTGTTCTTATTAACCATGCTGAAGATCAGCCGCAATGAGAAAAAAAATGGCGACGTACTTTTAGAAGAACAAGAATCCGAAGTGCCTGAAGGGGTAAGCAACCTAAAAGCAGCGATGTGGGTTATTATTGGTTTGATTATTTTGCCCCTCGCAGCAGACACACTAGTTAACAGCGCAGTGGTTATCGCCAAACATTTTGGTATGAGCGATCTTGTTATCGGTCTAACCATTATTGCTGTTGGTACCAGCTTACCTGAACTGGCAGCCTCAGTTGCTGGCGTCATGAAAGGGGAAGATGATATGGCCGTTGGCAATATCATTGGTTCCAACGTATTCAACATCTTGGCAGTGATGGGGATTCCGGGAATCTTAAACCCATCCATTCTAAGTGAATATGCGATGGGGCGTGACTTCTGGGTGATGCTTGGAGTGTCACTATTACTTGTCGTGATGGCATTAGGCAAATCGCGCAGTATCAACCGTATCGAAGGGTTTGTACTGCTGTGTTGCTTCTTAGCTTATCAAGGTTACCTATTAATGAATGTAGCTGCTTAG
- the lptA gene encoding lipopolysaccharide transport periplasmic protein LptA has product MKLSHLSLITCLLTSANALALSTDRDQPVYIDSDSQQLDMQSNQVTFLGDVKLKQGSININADKVIVTRDAKDGSIKEIEGYGNLATFSQLTDDGKTLYGEAKELYYKMADDQLTMIDQAMLSQDDSVIRGTKIRYKISSQKLIADGKAKGDRVSTVLQPQTVQE; this is encoded by the coding sequence ATGAAACTCTCACACCTTAGCCTAATTACTTGTCTGCTGACATCAGCCAACGCACTGGCTTTATCAACAGACCGCGATCAACCAGTATATATTGACTCTGACAGCCAACAATTGGATATGCAGAGTAACCAAGTCACCTTCTTAGGCGATGTAAAGCTCAAGCAAGGCAGCATCAATATAAATGCTGATAAAGTCATCGTTACGCGAGATGCCAAAGATGGCAGCATTAAAGAGATTGAAGGTTACGGCAATTTAGCCACCTTTTCGCAGCTAACCGACGACGGTAAAACGCTGTATGGTGAAGCCAAAGAGCTTTACTATAAAATGGCAGATGATCAATTAACGATGATCGATCAAGCCATGCTTTCACAAGATGACAGTGTTATCCGTGGCACAAAAATTCGCTATAAGATTTCCTCTCAAAAATTGATCGCAGATGGCAAAGCAAAAGGAGATCGTGTCTCTACCGTTCTTCAGCCACAGACAGTACAAGAATAA
- the mlaF gene encoding phospholipid ABC transporter ATP-binding protein MlaF gives MSSEDLVTVKQLTFSRGERKIFDDVSLHVPKGKITAIMGPSGIGKTTLLRLIGGQLLPEQGEIWFDGHNIPTLSRKHLYRERKKMSMLFQSGALFTDLNVFDNVAFPLREHTGLDETLLDTLVKLKLEAVGLRGAATLMPSELSGGMARRAALARAIALDPSLIMYDEPFVGQDPITMGVLVELIRNLSRALGVTSIVVSHDVPEVMSIADHVYILANGKVIAAGTPDELRNHSDPQVQQFLNGDADGPVPFRFPAQSLEMDLFS, from the coding sequence ATGTCATCAGAAGATCTGGTCACAGTTAAACAGCTTACGTTTTCAAGGGGAGAACGTAAGATATTTGATGATGTAAGCCTACATGTGCCAAAAGGAAAAATCACGGCCATAATGGGGCCGTCCGGGATCGGAAAAACCACATTACTTCGTCTTATTGGTGGTCAGCTATTACCAGAACAAGGCGAAATCTGGTTTGATGGGCACAATATTCCTACGTTAAGTCGTAAACATCTTTATCGTGAACGCAAAAAGATGAGCATGCTGTTTCAATCGGGTGCGCTCTTTACCGATCTCAATGTCTTTGACAATGTCGCTTTTCCACTGCGTGAGCACACTGGATTAGATGAAACCTTATTAGACACTTTGGTTAAGCTCAAGCTTGAAGCAGTAGGGCTTCGAGGGGCAGCTACATTAATGCCGAGTGAGTTGTCTGGCGGTATGGCTCGCCGAGCTGCTTTGGCACGTGCCATTGCACTTGACCCAAGCTTGATTATGTATGATGAGCCGTTTGTCGGCCAAGATCCTATTACCATGGGGGTTTTGGTTGAATTGATCCGAAACCTTAGCCGAGCACTGGGTGTGACTTCTATTGTGGTCTCTCATGATGTTCCTGAAGTTATGAGTATCGCCGATCATGTTTATATCTTGGCTAATGGCAAAGTGATTGCCGCAGGAACGCCTGATGAGTTACGTAATCACTCAGACCCTCAGGTGCAGCAGTTTCTCAATGGTGATGCTGACGGTCCGGTCCCGTTTCGCTTTCCCGCTCAATCGCTAGAAATGGATTTGTTCTCATGA